Proteins encoded in a region of the Mariprofundus ferrinatatus genome:
- a CDS encoding HPP family protein, with translation MARKPFSDLIGIELSPSSHAEKLISGLGGFIAIFMIILISYTILGEDAYLIVASMGAATVLLFAVPHGPLSQPWPLFGGNLLSAIIGVICAKFVPDAFIAAGLAVGIAIAVMYYLKCIHPPGGATALSAVVGGASVEQLGYMYVVTPVLLNVLVIFTVALIFNYLFKWRRYPASLTTPATAPATTSFSHEGIAHALQQIDSFIDVSEDDLNRIYQLAGEYDRKRPE, from the coding sequence ATGGCCCGTAAACCGTTTTCCGATCTTATCGGCATTGAACTCAGCCCCTCCAGCCATGCCGAGAAGCTGATCTCAGGCCTTGGCGGTTTCATCGCCATATTCATGATCATACTGATCAGTTACACGATTCTGGGTGAAGATGCCTACCTGATCGTTGCATCCATGGGTGCGGCAACGGTGCTGCTGTTTGCAGTGCCGCACGGCCCGCTTTCACAACCCTGGCCGCTGTTTGGCGGCAATCTCCTCTCCGCAATCATTGGCGTGATCTGTGCCAAATTTGTGCCTGATGCGTTTATTGCGGCAGGTCTGGCCGTCGGCATCGCGATTGCCGTCATGTATTATCTGAAATGCATTCATCCGCCGGGCGGCGCCACTGCACTCTCTGCAGTTGTCGGCGGCGCAAGCGTGGAGCAACTGGGATACATGTATGTCGTTACCCCGGTGCTGCTCAATGTGCTGGTTATTTTTACCGTTGCGTTGATCTTCAACTACCTGTTCAAGTGGCGCAGGTATCCGGCAAGCCTGACTACCCCTGCCACTGCTCCCGCAACCACCAGCTTCTCGCATGAGGGGATCGCGCATGCCCTGCAACAGATCGACTCATTTATCGATGTTTCCGAGGATGACCTCAACCGGATCTATCAACTGGCCGGCGAATACGACAGAAAACGCCCCGAATAG
- the dnaE gene encoding DNA polymerase III subunit alpha: MHFAPFAHLHNHSDFSLLGATTRVSELLKRVAELKQPAVALTDYGNLFGAIEFYSKAMQMGIKPILGCEIFLCDDHTKRISEGPRGPRFPQLVLLARNNTGWKNLLKLISISYIEGFYYKPRVGKPLLAEHCDGLIALSSGWNGEVEQLLQKGDRTGATAAARAYKEMFHENCFFLELQRHGNGGQEEINRQLIEIAHELDIPLVASNNTHFIERDGFNSFEAMLALQQNRTIHDDVTGIFTPEHYLKSFEEMQDLFSDIPEALENSMHIANRCNVDLRFGNYQLPDFQPPEDLELNAYMRKQAQEGLDLRWPTILAGEPEADRDVYDKRLQFELDIIEKMGFPGYFLIVSDFILWAKNHGIPVGPGRGSGAGSLVAYVLKITDLDPIKYGLLFERFLNPERVSMPDFDIDFCMSRREEVIRYVTEKYGEAKVAQIITYGSMKAKAVVRDVGRVLGMDLAKVNLIAKLIPNDLKMTLEKALVEEPKLAKMVDDDHEVAHLFELARRLEGCHRNAGKHAAGVIIGRQDLDETAPLFKVAGEEGKVVQWDMGNSEKMGLIKFDFLGLKTLTVIDIACKLIKRYDPRPEAQSFDITAIPMDDQATFNLMQRGQTGAVFQVESSGMRDLLTRLRPDCFEDIIALVALYRPGPLESGMVDTYIECKHGRQEIVYLVPQLKEILQETNGVILYQEQVMQIAQVLAGYTLGQADMLRRAMGKKKPEEMAKQRQIFMKGAEKKKVPLDRAEQIFDLMEKFAGYGFNKSHSAAYALISYQTAYLKAHYPQAFMAATLSCDMGNTDKVAALVTDCRNMDIEVLPPHINASDWEFRPEEKAIRYGLGAIKGVGEAAIRAVVAERKENGPFESFEELIMRSPTRTLNKRILEALIKAAALEGLIPNQRAAIEGLSEVLEQLSRKRKEYASNQSTLFEVAEPQSGEGGFPLLASWSHGEQLQAEREVLGFYLTGHPLEAYLKRFKGLGDCNLSELRERAHESQIVVPVGISGIRPYNGRSGTMAFVQVEDLHGQAEMIVFAKLYAEVSELLASDEPLLIAAKVDTSKDDPVLIAEAISSLDDILPELVHEVQITAASIAWDEVTLARLKSMATGGSARLAFHVRLPDASLAQLITGPCINWSEAVRTQLDARFGVDSIRVRCKPWQPPRSQQMRRG, from the coding sequence ATGCATTTTGCTCCATTCGCCCATCTTCATAACCACTCCGACTTCTCCCTGCTTGGTGCCACCACGAGGGTAAGCGAGTTGCTGAAACGGGTGGCGGAACTGAAACAGCCAGCCGTAGCCCTGACCGATTACGGCAACCTGTTCGGCGCTATCGAGTTCTACTCCAAAGCGATGCAGATGGGCATCAAACCGATTCTCGGCTGCGAAATCTTTCTCTGCGATGACCACACCAAACGCATATCTGAGGGGCCGCGCGGACCGCGCTTCCCGCAGCTGGTACTGCTGGCACGCAACAACACCGGCTGGAAAAACCTGCTCAAGCTGATTTCCATCTCCTATATCGAAGGTTTCTACTACAAGCCGCGTGTCGGCAAACCACTGCTGGCCGAGCACTGTGACGGCCTGATTGCCCTGTCCTCCGGCTGGAATGGCGAGGTGGAACAGCTGCTGCAGAAGGGCGACCGTACGGGTGCCACAGCTGCAGCGCGCGCCTACAAGGAGATGTTCCATGAGAACTGCTTCTTCCTGGAGCTACAGCGCCATGGCAATGGCGGCCAGGAGGAGATTAACCGGCAACTGATAGAGATCGCCCATGAGCTTGATATCCCGCTGGTAGCCAGCAACAACACCCATTTCATTGAACGCGACGGTTTCAACTCTTTTGAGGCGATGCTGGCGCTCCAGCAGAACCGCACGATTCACGATGATGTCACCGGCATCTTTACCCCCGAGCACTACCTCAAATCGTTCGAAGAGATGCAAGACCTCTTTTCCGACATCCCCGAGGCGCTGGAAAACAGCATGCACATTGCCAACCGCTGCAATGTCGACCTGCGCTTCGGCAACTATCAACTGCCCGATTTCCAGCCGCCTGAAGATCTGGAGCTCAACGCCTATATGCGCAAACAGGCGCAGGAGGGGCTGGATCTGCGCTGGCCGACGATCCTTGCCGGCGAGCCGGAAGCCGACCGCGATGTCTATGACAAACGACTGCAGTTCGAACTCGACATCATTGAGAAGATGGGGTTTCCGGGATACTTCCTGATCGTATCGGACTTCATCCTGTGGGCAAAAAATCACGGCATCCCGGTCGGCCCCGGACGAGGCTCGGGCGCCGGTTCACTGGTCGCCTATGTCCTGAAAATCACCGATCTGGATCCGATCAAGTACGGACTACTTTTCGAACGTTTCCTCAACCCTGAACGCGTATCGATGCCCGATTTCGATATCGACTTCTGCATGAGCCGCCGTGAAGAGGTGATCCGCTACGTCACCGAGAAGTATGGTGAGGCGAAAGTGGCGCAGATCATCACCTACGGGTCGATGAAGGCAAAGGCTGTGGTTCGCGATGTCGGGCGTGTGCTCGGCATGGATCTGGCCAAGGTAAACCTGATCGCCAAGCTGATCCCCAACGACCTGAAGATGACACTCGAAAAAGCACTGGTCGAGGAGCCGAAGCTGGCCAAGATGGTCGATGATGACCATGAGGTAGCGCACCTCTTTGAACTGGCCAGACGCCTTGAGGGGTGCCACCGCAATGCCGGCAAACATGCCGCCGGCGTTATCATCGGCAGACAGGACCTCGACGAAACCGCCCCGCTTTTCAAGGTGGCCGGCGAAGAGGGAAAGGTGGTCCAGTGGGACATGGGCAACAGCGAAAAAATGGGGCTGATCAAGTTCGATTTTCTCGGACTGAAAACGCTTACCGTTATCGATATCGCCTGCAAACTGATCAAGCGCTATGACCCGCGGCCCGAAGCGCAGAGCTTCGATATCACCGCCATTCCGATGGATGATCAGGCCACATTCAATCTGATGCAGCGCGGCCAGACCGGTGCGGTATTCCAGGTGGAGTCATCGGGCATGCGCGACCTGCTTACGCGCCTTCGCCCCGACTGCTTCGAAGATATCATCGCGCTTGTGGCCCTCTATCGTCCCGGCCCACTCGAATCGGGCATGGTGGACACCTATATCGAGTGCAAGCACGGACGCCAGGAGATCGTCTATCTGGTGCCGCAACTGAAAGAGATTCTGCAGGAGACCAATGGCGTCATCCTCTATCAGGAGCAGGTGATGCAGATCGCCCAGGTACTGGCAGGCTACACGCTCGGCCAGGCCGATATGCTGCGTCGCGCCATGGGCAAGAAAAAACCGGAGGAGATGGCCAAGCAGCGGCAGATTTTCATGAAGGGGGCTGAAAAGAAGAAAGTGCCGCTCGACAGGGCTGAGCAGATCTTCGACCTGATGGAGAAGTTTGCCGGCTACGGTTTCAACAAATCACACTCGGCAGCCTACGCCCTGATCTCCTACCAGACCGCCTACCTCAAGGCGCATTATCCCCAGGCCTTCATGGCCGCAACCCTCTCCTGCGACATGGGCAATACCGACAAGGTTGCAGCGCTGGTCACCGACTGCCGCAACATGGATATCGAGGTGCTGCCACCGCATATCAACGCATCGGATTGGGAGTTCCGCCCCGAGGAGAAGGCAATCCGTTACGGCCTCGGCGCCATCAAAGGTGTTGGAGAAGCTGCGATCCGTGCAGTGGTGGCTGAGCGCAAAGAGAACGGACCGTTCGAATCCTTTGAAGAGCTGATCATGCGCTCACCAACACGCACGCTGAACAAAAGGATCCTTGAGGCACTGATCAAGGCCGCGGCCCTTGAGGGGCTGATCCCGAACCAGCGGGCTGCGATTGAAGGACTGTCCGAAGTGCTTGAGCAGCTCTCCCGCAAACGCAAGGAGTACGCCTCCAACCAGTCCACACTGTTTGAGGTGGCTGAACCGCAATCCGGAGAGGGGGGATTCCCGCTGCTGGCATCGTGGAGTCATGGTGAGCAACTACAGGCAGAGCGTGAGGTTCTCGGGTTCTACCTTACCGGCCACCCGCTTGAGGCCTACCTCAAGCGTTTTAAAGGGCTTGGTGACTGCAACCTCTCCGAGTTGCGGGAGCGTGCGCATGAGAGCCAGATCGTCGTGCCGGTTGGCATTTCAGGCATCCGGCCCTACAACGGGCGTTCGGGAACCATGGCATTTGTTCAGGTTGAAGATCTGCACGGCCAGGCGGAGATGATCGTCTTTGCCAAGCTCTATGCCGAGGTCTCGGAACTGCTCGCTTCTGACGAACCGCTGCTCATCGCCGCCAAGGTGGACACCTCCAAAGATGATCCGGTTCTGATTGCCGAGGCGATAAGCTCGCTCGATGACATCCTGCCGGAACTGGTGCATGAAGTTCAGATCACTGCAGCCAGCATTGCCTGGGATGAGGTCACGCTGGCCCGCCTGAAATCGATGGCGACCGGAGGATCGGCAAGGCTTGCATTCCATGTACGGCTTCCAGACGCTAGTCTTGCGCAATTGATCACCGGTCCGTGTATCAACTGGAGCGAGGCGGTCCGCACCCAACTGGATGCCCGCTTCGGCGTGGATTCGATTCGCGTCCGCTGTAAACCGTGGCAGCCGCCACGCAGCCAGCAGATGCGCCGGGGATAA
- a CDS encoding sterol desaturase family protein, producing MDESTLRLAAFVAIFGCMALAQTAAPRRRLRFGYRRWPANLGIVLLNTFLVRLLFPAGAVGAALWADANAVGLFNLVELPPAATVALSVILLDLIIYWQHVIFHAVPMLWRLHRVHHADNDIDVTTGLRFHPIEIILSMLVKISFIIAVGAPATAVVIFEIVLNGMAMFNHANVRLPRQIDSAIRLLLVTPDVHRVHHSVIPAETDSNFGFNLSIWDRIFGTWKAQPDMGHDGMTIGLTQLQHAPTHSLAFMLRLPFQGDLGQYPSSNRKKERLDV from the coding sequence ATGGATGAATCCACCCTAAGACTTGCCGCATTTGTCGCCATCTTCGGCTGCATGGCTTTGGCCCAGACAGCTGCCCCGCGGCGCAGGCTCCGCTTCGGATATCGTCGCTGGCCCGCCAATCTCGGCATCGTGCTTCTTAACACGTTTCTGGTGCGCCTGCTCTTTCCGGCGGGCGCGGTTGGCGCTGCACTCTGGGCCGATGCAAACGCTGTCGGCCTGTTCAACCTGGTCGAACTGCCGCCAGCTGCGACCGTTGCTCTCTCGGTGATTCTGCTTGACCTGATCATCTACTGGCAGCATGTAATCTTTCACGCCGTGCCAATGCTCTGGCGCCTGCACCGCGTCCACCATGCCGACAACGACATTGACGTCACCACAGGCCTGCGTTTCCATCCGATCGAAATCATCCTCTCAATGCTGGTCAAAATTTCATTCATTATCGCAGTTGGCGCACCTGCCACTGCCGTAGTGATATTCGAGATCGTGCTTAACGGCATGGCAATGTTCAACCACGCCAATGTACGCCTGCCGAGACAGATTGACTCGGCCATTCGCCTGCTGCTGGTCACGCCCGATGTTCACCGCGTGCACCACTCCGTCATTCCTGCCGAGACCGACAGCAACTTCGGCTTCAACCTGAGTATCTGGGACCGCATTTTCGGCACCTGGAAAGCGCAGCCTGACATGGGGCACGATGGCATGACTATCGGCCTGACCCAGCTACAGCATGCGCCGACCCACAGTCTGGCATTTATGCTGCGCTTGCCGTTCCAAGGGGATTTGGGCCAGTATCCGAGCAGTAACCGGAAAAAGGAGCGGCTGGATGTGTGA
- a CDS encoding peptidylprolyl isomerase, whose protein sequence is MRWLIVIGFTLLLAGCQQQDEASLAGVVNPSPVVATVNGTPIHESDIDLEMAMLPEEVSRYRKDPKARAHILRTLIRHHAVSQKAEAIGLDLDPATRQHIESARRQILIEAAMRWQMANMKKIEEADAAAYYKQHPSEFSVPEQIHARHILVATEKRAWAVIKKLRKGADFSALAASESLDDSNKSRGGDLNWFQRGVMVKPFDDAAFALKEKGVSNPVKTQFGWHVIELLGRRAALQKPLEEVKEEIVSILEQEQLEQWYLDIEKESRIKVLNPAYQ, encoded by the coding sequence ATGAGATGGTTGATAGTTATAGGGTTTACGCTCCTGCTGGCTGGCTGCCAGCAGCAGGATGAGGCCTCCCTTGCAGGAGTGGTGAATCCCAGTCCGGTGGTGGCAACCGTAAATGGAACCCCTATCCATGAGTCCGATATCGACCTTGAAATGGCCATGTTGCCCGAAGAGGTCAGTCGTTACAGAAAGGATCCGAAGGCGCGGGCACATATTCTTCGTACATTGATTCGGCATCACGCTGTCAGCCAGAAGGCCGAAGCGATCGGGCTGGATCTCGATCCTGCAACGCGCCAGCATATTGAGAGCGCACGCAGGCAGATACTCATTGAGGCGGCCATGCGCTGGCAGATGGCGAACATGAAGAAGATCGAGGAAGCCGATGCTGCAGCCTATTACAAACAGCACCCCTCCGAATTTTCCGTACCAGAACAGATCCATGCCCGCCACATTCTGGTGGCCACCGAAAAGAGGGCATGGGCTGTTATCAAGAAGTTGCGGAAAGGAGCCGATTTCTCGGCACTTGCCGCCAGCGAATCGCTCGATGACAGCAATAAATCCCGCGGTGGTGACCTCAACTGGTTTCAGCGCGGCGTGATGGTCAAGCCTTTCGACGACGCAGCCTTTGCTTTGAAAGAGAAGGGGGTCAGCAATCCGGTTAAAACGCAGTTCGGCTGGCATGTGATCGAGCTGCTCGGTCGTCGCGCTGCCTTGCAGAAACCGCTTGAAGAGGTGAAAGAGGAGATCGTCAGCATCCTGGAGCAGGAGCAGCTGGAGCAGTGGTACCTGGATATCGAAAAAGAGTCGCGCATCAAGGTGCTCAATCCGGCGTATCAGTAG
- a CDS encoding OmpA family protein yields MKRMMMMAVAAGLVLAGCASSPDDPNKHTKEKAAAGAAIGAIAGAVIGHQQDRSGGALRGALIGAAAGGAIGAGVGRYMDNQQAEFNRVLAEERRANQVEIERLKNENLKITMNSEVSFDYNSAQLKPAFNSTLDKVADILNRYPRTTIRITGHTDSRGSTEYNQNLSQQRANSVAWYLADRGVDSRRVIAEGRGEMQPRATNDTEAGRQLNRRVEMLIIPDNDIQ; encoded by the coding sequence ATGAAACGAATGATGATGATGGCGGTTGCGGCAGGCCTGGTTCTGGCCGGATGTGCAAGCAGCCCGGATGATCCGAATAAGCATACGAAGGAGAAGGCTGCGGCAGGTGCGGCAATCGGCGCAATTGCAGGTGCCGTGATCGGGCATCAGCAGGACCGCTCCGGCGGCGCACTGCGCGGCGCACTGATCGGTGCGGCAGCAGGTGGTGCGATTGGTGCCGGCGTGGGCCGTTACATGGATAACCAGCAGGCCGAATTCAACCGCGTGCTGGCGGAAGAGCGCCGCGCCAACCAGGTTGAGATCGAGCGTTTGAAGAATGAGAACCTGAAGATCACCATGAACTCTGAGGTCTCCTTCGACTACAACTCGGCACAGCTGAAGCCTGCATTCAACAGCACCCTCGATAAGGTGGCCGATATTCTCAACCGCTATCCGCGTACCACCATCCGCATCACCGGCCATACCGACAGTCGTGGCTCCACAGAGTACAACCAGAATCTCTCGCAGCAGCGGGCCAACTCTGTAGCATGGTACCTTGCTGACCGTGGTGTGGATTCACGCAGGGTGATCGCCGAGGGTCGCGGTGAAATGCAGCCGCGCGCCACCAACGATACTGAGGCTGGAAGGCAGCTGAACCGTCGTGTCGAGATGCTGATTATTCCCGATAACGATATTCAGTAA
- a CDS encoding AI-2E family transporter, with protein MDSRSGMNILVPAAAFVVIVAGMQAATSMLVPFLLAAFIAIICLPPLKWLTSKGFSPALSVLSITLVLVLLGSLLGAFVGASVAEFTNNLPIYQARLNQQTSDLITWLAGFGISLDTQLLRDNLDPSIAMGMAGKLLSGLGNVLANTFLIVLTVIFLLIEITALPHKWSAMGEHAPSTGGFERFVGTVSSYFAIKTWISLATGTLIAIWLTFVGVDHALLWGLVAFLFNFVPNIGSIIAAVPAVLLALVQLGLGDALLAGLGFVAVNIVMGNAVEPRYMGKGVGLSTLVVFLSLVFWGWVLGPVGMLLSVPLTMIVKLALEAREDTQWLAILIGPDIEARDS; from the coding sequence ATGGATTCACGCAGCGGCATGAATATTCTGGTTCCGGCAGCCGCCTTTGTGGTCATTGTTGCCGGCATGCAGGCGGCAACATCCATGCTGGTTCCATTCCTGCTTGCCGCATTCATTGCCATCATCTGCCTGCCGCCACTGAAGTGGCTGACATCGAAAGGGTTCTCCCCGGCACTGTCTGTTCTGTCGATCACGCTGGTGCTTGTGTTGCTGGGAAGCCTGCTCGGTGCCTTTGTCGGCGCCTCTGTTGCCGAATTCACCAACAACCTGCCCATCTACCAGGCCCGTTTGAACCAGCAGACCAGTGATTTGATCACATGGCTTGCCGGATTCGGCATAAGCCTCGACACACAACTGCTTCGCGACAATCTCGACCCCTCCATCGCCATGGGCATGGCTGGCAAACTGCTGTCAGGACTCGGCAACGTGCTGGCCAACACCTTCCTGATCGTGCTGACGGTCATCTTTCTGCTTATCGAGATCACCGCACTGCCTCACAAATGGTCTGCCATGGGCGAACACGCACCCTCGACCGGCGGCTTTGAACGATTCGTCGGCACGGTCAGCTCCTATTTTGCCATCAAGACCTGGATCAGCCTCGCTACCGGCACCCTTATCGCGATCTGGCTCACCTTTGTCGGCGTTGATCATGCGCTGCTCTGGGGCCTGGTCGCATTCCTGTTCAATTTCGTTCCCAATATCGGTTCGATTATTGCCGCGGTCCCAGCTGTACTGCTGGCACTGGTACAACTTGGCCTCGGTGACGCCCTGCTGGCGGGGCTCGGTTTTGTGGCGGTGAATATCGTGATGGGCAATGCCGTGGAGCCGCGTTACATGGGTAAAGGCGTGGGGCTTTCAACCCTGGTGGTGTTCCTCTCACTGGTGTTCTGGGGCTGGGTATTGGGCCCTGTCGGCATGCTGCTCTCGGTGCCGCTGACCATGATCGTCAAGCTGGCGCTGGAAGCGCGTGAGGATACGCAGTGGCTGGCCATATTGATCGGCCCGGACATCGAAGCTCGAGATAGTTAA
- a CDS encoding carbon starvation protein A, giving the protein MTPVVMAITVLSLYLIFFHFYAKRILARRIFELDNSNDTPAHALRDDVDYVPANKYILFGHHYASIAGLAPMLGPAIAVIWGWVPALCWVVFGTLLVGAVHDFSALVLSIRHKGQSVGTIARDVISPRTRLLFLLVIFFLVALAMGVFVLVISGLFAAPDAANIPKTSHPEAIFPTYALMLIAMVIGFLVYKKNMPLWPMIALGFVLMLLTTWIGLDMPITGFTAGDWTWTLLIYAFVASVLPVWLLLQPRDFLNSLLLYLALFSMLAGFFILSPDWAAPAINPNPVGAPPLLPFLFIVIACGAVSGFHGLVASGTTSKQLNRESDAPFVGYVGMIGESLLALLAVLATTAGAFSSRADWESFYGSWDKAVGLHQKLGVFIQGNANFIHQLGVPLDYAAAFISVVVVGFAMTSVDTGARLLRFNLEEIGQTIGIKALGNRYLATLLAVAAIGFFAFFKVDGKPAGLFLWTLFGTTNQILAGLTLLTVTIYLYRKRKPILYTLLPMLLVLGATISGMVMGIFGAVEKGQWTVAAVGAAIFLLAGWVLLEALLVVNKVRRERAGS; this is encoded by the coding sequence ATGACGCCAGTTGTCATGGCCATCACTGTACTCAGTCTCTACCTGATCTTTTTCCACTTCTACGCCAAGCGGATTCTGGCCAGAAGAATCTTCGAACTGGATAACAGCAATGACACGCCTGCGCATGCCCTTCGCGATGATGTCGATTATGTTCCCGCCAACAAATATATCCTCTTTGGTCACCACTACGCCTCGATAGCAGGGCTTGCGCCCATGCTCGGACCTGCCATTGCGGTGATCTGGGGCTGGGTGCCCGCACTCTGCTGGGTGGTTTTCGGCACCCTGCTGGTCGGTGCTGTGCACGACTTCTCAGCGTTGGTTCTCTCCATCCGCCACAAAGGGCAGAGCGTCGGCACCATTGCCCGCGACGTGATCAGTCCACGCACACGGCTATTATTCCTGTTGGTGATTTTCTTCCTCGTGGCCCTGGCCATGGGTGTGTTTGTGCTGGTGATCTCAGGACTCTTTGCTGCGCCCGATGCCGCCAACATTCCGAAAACCTCGCATCCAGAAGCGATCTTTCCGACCTATGCGCTGATGCTGATCGCCATGGTGATCGGCTTCCTCGTCTACAAGAAGAACATGCCGCTCTGGCCGATGATTGCACTCGGCTTCGTACTGATGCTGCTCACCACCTGGATCGGACTGGATATGCCGATCACCGGATTTACTGCCGGCGACTGGACATGGACCCTGCTGATCTACGCCTTCGTTGCCAGCGTACTGCCGGTCTGGCTGTTGCTGCAGCCGCGCGATTTCCTCAACTCGCTGCTGCTCTATCTGGCTCTCTTTTCGATGCTGGCCGGTTTCTTCATCCTCTCTCCCGACTGGGCTGCACCTGCCATTAACCCGAATCCGGTCGGTGCGCCGCCGCTGCTTCCATTCCTGTTCATTGTAATTGCCTGCGGAGCTGTCTCAGGTTTCCATGGCCTGGTCGCATCGGGCACGACATCGAAACAGCTGAACCGTGAATCGGATGCCCCCTTTGTCGGATATGTAGGCATGATCGGGGAGTCGCTGCTGGCACTGCTCGCCGTGCTCGCCACCACTGCCGGCGCATTTTCATCTCGAGCCGACTGGGAGTCCTTTTACGGTTCGTGGGACAAGGCGGTCGGACTGCACCAGAAGCTCGGTGTCTTCATCCAGGGCAACGCCAACTTCATCCACCAGCTCGGCGTGCCGCTCGATTATGCCGCCGCCTTTATCTCCGTAGTCGTGGTCGGTTTCGCCATGACCAGCGTCGATACCGGTGCGCGACTGCTGCGCTTCAATCTGGAGGAGATCGGTCAGACCATCGGCATCAAGGCGCTCGGCAACCGCTACCTGGCCACACTCCTCGCCGTTGCCGCAATCGGTTTTTTTGCCTTTTTCAAGGTGGATGGAAAACCTGCAGGCCTTTTTTTATGGACACTGTTCGGCACCACCAACCAGATCCTGGCAGGATTGACGCTGCTCACCGTCACCATCTACCTCTACCGCAAGAGAAAGCCTATCCTCTACACGCTGCTGCCAATGCTGCTGGTGCTCGGCGCCACGATTTCCGGAATGGTAATGGGGATATTTGGTGCTGTTGAAAAAGGGCAGTGGACCGTTGCTGCTGTCGGCGCTGCCATCTTCCTTCTGGCGGGTTGGGTGCTGCTCGAGGCGTTGCTGGTGGTCAACAAAGTGCGCCGGGAAAGGGCTGGCAGTTAG
- a CDS encoding acetyl-CoA carboxylase carboxyltransferase subunit alpha has protein sequence MAMSYLEFERPIAELASKIDELSGMGKDSGVNIAEEVERLNSKKDKLVEQIYSKATRAQVCQLSRHPDRPYILDYIPQMFDDFQELHGDRAFADDGAIVGGVASFRGRSVMVVGHQKGRDTKEKLKRNFGMPRPEGYRKALRLFKLAERFEIPVLTFIDTAGAWPGIDAEERGQSEAIARNLQELAALRTPVICTVIGEGGSGGALAIGVGDRMFMQQFSTYSVISPEGCAAILWRDRAHADEAAEALKPTALDLKELGLIDEIIPEPKEGAHRNIKEASELMGDVLEKALNKLLNTPVDKLIAARTKRLRNLGSFSS, from the coding sequence ATGGCAATGAGCTATCTTGAATTTGAACGTCCGATTGCAGAGTTGGCATCGAAGATCGATGAGCTTTCAGGCATGGGCAAAGATTCGGGCGTGAATATTGCAGAAGAGGTTGAGCGCCTGAACAGCAAAAAGGACAAGCTGGTCGAGCAGATCTACAGCAAGGCTACCCGCGCCCAGGTTTGCCAGCTCTCACGCCACCCCGACCGCCCCTACATTCTCGACTATATCCCGCAGATGTTTGATGACTTTCAGGAGTTGCACGGCGACCGCGCTTTTGCCGATGATGGCGCCATTGTCGGCGGCGTGGCCAGTTTCCGCGGCAGAAGTGTCATGGTCGTCGGCCATCAGAAAGGGCGTGATACCAAAGAGAAGCTGAAACGTAATTTCGGCATGCCGAGGCCGGAGGGCTACCGCAAGGCACTGCGACTGTTCAAGCTCGCCGAACGTTTTGAAATTCCTGTGCTCACCTTTATCGACACCGCAGGCGCCTGGCCGGGCATCGATGCCGAAGAGCGCGGCCAGAGTGAGGCGATCGCCCGCAACCTGCAGGAGCTTGCAGCATTGAGAACGCCGGTGATCTGCACCGTGATCGGTGAAGGCGGCTCAGGCGGCGCACTGGCGATTGGTGTCGGCGACCGCATGTTCATGCAGCAGTTCTCCACCTATTCCGTCATCTCCCCTGAGGGTTGTGCCGCAATTCTCTGGCGAGACCGCGCCCATGCCGATGAGGCTGCCGAGGCGCTGAAGCCTACCGCACTCGATCTGAAAGAACTGGGACTGATCGATGAAATCATTCCGGAACCCAAAGAGGGAGCCCACCGCAATATCAAGGAAGCCTCCGAGCTGATGGGTGATGTGCTGGAAAAAGCGCTGAACAAGCTGCTGAACACACCCGTTGATAAGCTTATTGCGGCCCGCACAAAACGACTTCGTAATCTGGGCTCATTCAGCAGCTGA
- a CDS encoding cold-shock protein produces MATGTVKWFNDSKGFGFIAQDDGGDDVFVHFSAIQSDGFKSLVEGQKVEYEVEDGQKGPQARNVYPQ; encoded by the coding sequence ATGGCAACAGGAACAGTTAAATGGTTTAACGACTCTAAAGGTTTTGGCTTTATCGCTCAGGATGATGGCGGCGACGACGTATTCGTTCACTTCTCTGCAATTCAGAGCGACGGCTTCAAGTCTTTGGTAGAAGGCCAGAAAGTTGAGTATGAAGTAGAAGATGGACAGAAGGGCCCACAGGCTCGTAACGTTTATCCTCAGTAA